A window of Candidatus Polarisedimenticolia bacterium genomic DNA:
CATCCACGAGAAGTTCGACTCCCCCGCCCTGATCGAGGAATACATCGACGGGCGGGAGCTCTACGTCACCGTGCTGGGCAACGAAAGCCCCACGGCCCTGCCGGTGGTGGAGCTGGATCTCTCGAAGCTCCCGGAGGGAACCCCCAAGATTGCGGGGACTGAGGTAAAATGGCGGACCGGATCCGAAGCCTATAGGAAGACCAAGAGCATCATCCCGACCGACCTGGACGAGAAGACGGTCAAGAAGCTCAACGAGACCGCCCTTGCCGCTTACCAGGCTCTCGAGCTGCGGGATTATGGGCGCATCGACATGCGCCTCGACAAGTCGGGCAAGGTCTACGTCCTGGAAGTGAATCCAAACCCCTGGCTCCACTCCAAAGCGGAGGTGGCGCTGGCCGCCAAGGAATCGGGACGGGCCTATCCGGCCCTGATCGAGGAGATCGCCAATCTTGCCCTGTCGCGCTACGACGCTTGATAACTCTTTCCCCTCAAACTCTTTCCCCGAGGTGACCATGAAAGGAAGTCGCAACCTGAGGCGGATCGCCGTCGCGGCCGCCCTCGCCGCGCTGGTGCTCGCAGCCGTCGCACCGGCTTCGGCGCAGAGCCTGGCCGATTTCGAGAAGAAGGTGACGGTGAAGACCCTGCCCAACGGCTGGACCTTCATCATCGCCGAGCGTCCCGAGGCGCCGGTCTTCTCCTTCTCCACCCATGTGAACGTCGGCTCGGCGCAGGAGGTGCCCGGGATCACCGGCATCGCCCACATGTTCGAGCACATGGCGTTCAAGGGGACCAGCGTGATCGGCACCACCGACTACGCGCAGGAGAAGGTGGCCCTGGAAAAGGTGGACAAGGCCTATGCCGCCTTCGACACGGAGCGCCGCAAGCTGAAGGCCGACCCGGCCAAGGTGAAGGAGCTCCAGAAGGCCTGGAAGGACGCCCAGGAGGACGCCGACAAGTTCATCCGCAAAAACGAGTTCGGCGAGATCATCGACCGCAACGGCGGCGTCGGCCTCAACGCCGGCACCGGCGCCGATTCGACGGTCTACTTCTACTCCCTCCCCTCCAACAAGCTGGAGCTGTGGGCCTACCTGGAATCGGAGCGCTTCATCAACCCGGTGTTCCGCGAGTTCTACAAGGAGCGGGACGTGGTGAAAGAGGAGCGCCGCCTGCGCACCGAGAGCAACCCGGTCGGGCGGCTGATCGAGCAGTTCGTCATGCTCGCCTTCTCGGCCCACCCCTACGAGCATCCGGTGGTCGGCTACATGAGCGACCTCGACTCCTTCTCGCGCGAGGACGCGCAGAAGTTCTACGAGACCTACTACGTGCCGTCGAACCTGGTCACCTCGGTGGTCGGCGACGTCAAGGCCTCGGAGGTGCTGCCGATCATCGAGAAGTACTTCGGCCGGGCCAAGGCGGGCTCGCCGCCTCCGCCGATCCGCACCGTCGAGCCGCCCCAGGTCGGGGAGAAGTTCATCCGGATCCCGGATCCGGCGCAGCCCTTCTACGTCGAGGGGTATCACAAGCCGGCCACCACCGATCCCGACGCGCCGATCTACTCGTCGATCGTCGACGTCCTGTCGAACGGCCGCACCTCGAGGCTGTACCGCAGCCTGGTGCGCGACAAGCAGATCGCGGCCGCGGCCCAGTCGTTCCCGTCGTTCCCGGGCGACAAGTTCCCCAACCTGTTCATCGTCTTCGGCGTGCCGACGCCGGGCCACTCGAACGACGAGGTGCGCGACGGCATCCGCGCCGAGCTGGACAAGATGAAGAAGCAGGACGTGAGCGCCGAGGAGCTGGCCATGGTGAAGACGCGCGCCAAGGCCACCCTGATCGAGAGCCTGGGGAGCAACCAGGGGCTGGCCAACAACCTGGCCGAGTACCAGACGACCTTCGGAGACTGGCGCGAGCTGTTCCGCGCCGTCGACAAGATTGACAAGGTGACCGCGGCCGACATCCGCCGCGTCTCGAACCAGCTGTTCACGGACACCAACCGGACGGTGGCCGTGGTCGAAACCGTCGCGCCGGCGTCCGCCGGCGGCG
This region includes:
- a CDS encoding D-alanine--D-alanine ligase, translated to IHEKFDSPALIEEYIDGRELYVTVLGNESPTALPVVELDLSKLPEGTPKIAGTEVKWRTGSEAYRKTKSIIPTDLDEKTVKKLNETALAAYQALELRDYGRIDMRLDKSGKVYVLEVNPNPWLHSKAEVALAAKESGRAYPALIEEIANLALSRYDA
- a CDS encoding pitrilysin family protein; translation: MKGSRNLRRIAVAAALAALVLAAVAPASAQSLADFEKKVTVKTLPNGWTFIIAERPEAPVFSFSTHVNVGSAQEVPGITGIAHMFEHMAFKGTSVIGTTDYAQEKVALEKVDKAYAAFDTERRKLKADPAKVKELQKAWKDAQEDADKFIRKNEFGEIIDRNGGVGLNAGTGADSTVYFYSLPSNKLELWAYLESERFINPVFREFYKERDVVKEERRLRTESNPVGRLIEQFVMLAFSAHPYEHPVVGYMSDLDSFSREDAQKFYETYYVPSNLVTSVVGDVKASEVLPIIEKYFGRAKAGSPPPPIRTVEPPQVGEKFIRIPDPAQPFYVEGYHKPATTDPDAPIYSSIVDVLSNGRTSRLYRSLVRDKQIAAAAQSFPSFPGDKFPNLFIVFGVPTPGHSNDEVRDGIRAELDKMKKQDVSAEELAMVKTRAKATLIESLGSNQGLANNLAEYQTTFGDWRELFRAVDKIDKVTAADIRRVSNQLFTDTNRTVAVVETVAPASAGGAAGR